GCGGTGACGCTCTCGGTGCGCGAGCGCCGCTGGGTGGATATTCCCCTGCCGGCGGACGCGGTCGTTCGGTGAGTCGTGCCACCAGTGAGGTGATTGACGAGTTCCTCGCGGCGTTCTGGGCCCGCAACCCGGTCACGGCGACGTTCGCCGGTGTGCATGCGCACGACGCGCGCTTGCCCGACTGGTCGAGCGCGGGGCGCGCCGCGGAGGTTGCTGAGCTGCGGGCCCTCAGTGCTCGGCTGGCGGCGCACGCCGTGCCCGGCGACTGGCGGGCGCTGGCCGCCGATCCGGTGGCGCTGGACGCGTTGGTGGCGCAGGCCGTCGCCCGCGTACGCGTGGCGGAAGTGGAGAGTGGCTTCTTTACCGCGCGAAACCCGGCGCTGTGGACCGGTGAAGCGATCTTCGGGGCGGTGTCGCTGATGCTGCGCGATTTTGCGCCCGTTGCCGACCGCGTTGCGTCGCTCACGGCGCGGCTCGCCGCGGTACCAGGCTTTCTGGACACCATGCGCCGCGAGATCACGGGCGGTGTGCCGGCCGCGTGGACCGCGCGCGCGCTGCGCGAGTGCGGGGCGGCGCAGCAGCTGCTCGGCGAGGGGCTCGCGCTTTGGCTCGGCGCCCACGGTGCGGCGCCGGCGACCGATGGGCTTCGGCACGCCGCGCAGTCGGCCGCGGAGGCGTTCGCTGGCGCTGCGTCGTGGCTGCGCACGCTCCCGGTGGACGACACCGGCGCCGCCTGCGGGGAGACGCTGCTGTCGCTGCTGCTGCGCGACGGGCACCTGACCGACGAATCGCCGCGCGCGCTGCTGGCCCGCGTGGACGCCGCGCTTCCGGAGGCGCTGCGGGCGCTCGAGGACGCGCTCGCGCCGTACGGTGGGTCGCTGGCGGCGGCGCGCGAGGCGATGGCGAACGACCATGAGGCTCCGGCCGACTTCGTGGCGGCGTTCGGCGCGCGATGGGATGCCGTGCGCGACGCGGTGGTGGCGGCGGACGTCGTCCCGTGGCCCCATGATTGGCCGCTGCGCTATGTGCCGATCCCCGTGTGGGCGCGCGCGGTGCAGCCGCAGCTCTACTTCCTGTTCTATCGCTCCCCGGCGCCGTTCGACCCGTACACGGTGCACGAGTATCTCGTGGCGCCGGTGGATGCGTCCACGCCCGCCGAGCCGGCGCAGGCCACGATGCGCGCCTGGAACCGCAGTGTGATCGGCACGAATCATGTGCTGCATCACGGCGGGCTCGGGCATCATGTGC
This genomic window from Gemmatimonadaceae bacterium contains:
- a CDS encoding DUF885 domain-containing protein; protein product: MSRATSEVIDEFLAAFWARNPVTATFAGVHAHDARLPDWSSAGRAAEVAELRALSARLAAHAVPGDWRALAADPVALDALVAQAVARVRVAEVESGFFTARNPALWTGEAIFGAVSLMLRDFAPVADRVASLTARLAAVPGFLDTMRREITGGVPAAWTARALRECGAAQQLLGEGLALWLGAHGAAPATDGLRHAAQSAAEAFAGAASWLRTLPVDDTGAACGETLLSLLLRDGHLTDESPRALLARVDAALPEALRALEDALAPYGGSLAAAREAMANDHEAPADFVAAFGARWDAVRDAVVAADVVPWPHDWPLRYVPIPVWARAVQPQLYFLFYRSPAPFDPYTVHEYLVAPVDASTPAEPAQATMRAWNRSVIGTNHVLHHGGLGHHVQNRMAARGHSRLGMVTAVDAASRIAMFQGGSMAEGWACYATQLAGELGLLTPLEQISEAHSAVRFLGRAIIDLRLHLGDWTASACARFLVDTVHMDEAQAAGEVTKASMFPGTALMYWMGTEGIVRTRAALQQAQGPAFSLRRFHEALLERGALPVPLVSRLLLAAEDVA